Part of the Candidatus Binatia bacterium genome is shown below.
CGCACCCCGCGCTTGAAGTGGTCCTCGGCGATATTCTCCTTGGCGACATAGGTGTACGGGTTCGTCGTGTCGGTGCGGGCAGCGAACCCCTCCACCAGGTTGCGGACCTGCACCTCGGTCAGGTTGAAGAGGGGCATCTTGATCTTCAGCCATGGCCGCACCGGCTTGGGCTCGAGCAGGAACTGGTACATGTACTGCCCCTGCAGCCGTGCGCCAACGCCGTCGAGGGTCGGCGGCGCCATGTTCTTGCGTTCGAAGAACTGGGCGATGTGGCCGTCGCGTTCATTGAGGCGGTGACAGCCGTTGCAGTTCAGGCGCGACGTCATCCAGCTCACTTCGCGCAGGGCCTGTTTCGCCGGGGTGGTACGCACCAGGTAGCGGCCGGCCAGGTTGCGCCCGTCCAACGCCAGGGTGTACGTGATCAGCGCATCGATGTCGTCATCGCTCAGAGTCTGGAAGGGCATTTTCAGTTTGATCTTGTCGGTGTTGTAGGCGCGCGGATCTTTGAGCTTGCGCCGCAGCCAGTCCCACTTGGTGTGCGGCAGGTCTTTGGTCAGGCCGAAATCCAGCTCGTCGAGCGGCTTGCGCGCGAACTCGCCGAGATTGGGAACGGAAGGACGCACCTGTTCGAAGCCCTCCACCGCATGGCAGCCGTAGCACTCGTATTGCTTCACCAACTGCTTGCCATCCTCAACTTTGAATTGGCTGAGATCGGGCGCGGCGGCAAGCACCTCGCTGCGTTTGAGCGTCGCCAGGTAGGCCACAATGTGATGGCGCTCTTCATCCGTCAGCGTCGTCTTCGGCATCGCCGTGTCCGGGTTGTAGGCTTTCGGATCGGCGATCCAACGATCGAGCCATTCCACGGTCACCTTGGAGCCGATGCCGGCGAGGTGCGGCACACGCGGCGACGCGCTCTGTTCATCCGCCTTGACGGCGTGGCAGCCGCGGCAACCGCGTTCGGTAAACAGGCGCTCGCCTTCTTGCGCGGAAGCGCCATCGAGCCCCACCCGCGGGTAGTGCTTGGTGTCGGGAAACGACATTAGGAACGCGGTGATCTTGCCGAGCTCGTCGTCGCTGAGCTTGAAGTTCGGCATCAACGTGTCGCGACTGAGGTGCTGCGGATCCTTGATCCAGTTGTACGTCCAGCTCTTCGCCTCCGTGAGCTTGGCGTTGAGAGAGCTCAGCGGCGGGGAGAACTTGGGCAGGTAGGTCAGCCCTTTGACATCGTGGCAGCCATAACAGCCTTTGCCCATGAAGATGTCGGCGCCGAGGCTGACCCGCTCGGCCCCTTTCACGCCGTGGGTGACCTCATGGCAGCGCATGCAGCTGGCTTGGACATACGGCTTGGGCAGCATCGGCACGCCCCAGTTGGCCTCCAATCCATGGGCGTCCTCAACCGTCGTGGCGACCCCCTGGCCGTCGTGACACGGGGTGCAGCCGAAGTTGTTGGGGTCATGATGCTTGAGCAGGTCACCCGAATGCGTACGGAAGGGCTGCGGGGCGTCCTGGAACAAGGCATTGTCGATGCCGCGATGACAGGTGGCGCAGCGATCGGCCACCTTGATGTCTTCGAGATAGATCTGTCCGATCTCCGGACGAGCGCGGGTGGCCTCGTCGAGTACGCGCTGCCAGCGCGCTTGCTCGTTGGCGTCCTTACGGGCCTCGGCCTCCTGCAGCTTGGCCCGCGCCCGGG
Proteins encoded:
- a CDS encoding c-type cytochrome; the encoded protein is MMRGTPGMRLALAILSPAFLLLCVVAIHSEETRPWMRYQEEFNQLYVTRARAKLQEAEARKDANEQARWQRVLDEATRARPEIGQIYLEDIKVADRCATCHRGIDNALFQDAPQPFRTHSGDLLKHHDPNNFGCTPCHDGQGVATTVEDAHGLEANWGVPMLPKPYVQASCMRCHEVTHGVKGAERVSLGADIFMGKGCYGCHDVKGLTYLPKFSPPLSSLNAKLTEAKSWTYNWIKDPQHLSRDTLMPNFKLSDDELGKITAFLMSFPDTKHYPRVGLDGASAQEGERLFTERGCRGCHAVKADEQSASPRVPHLAGIGSKVTVEWLDRWIADPKAYNPDTAMPKTTLTDEERHHIVAYLATLKRSEVLAAAPDLSQFKVEDGKQLVKQYECYGCHAVEGFEQVRPSVPNLGEFARKPLDELDFGLTKDLPHTKWDWLRRKLKDPRAYNTDKIKLKMPFQTLSDDDIDALITYTLALDGRNLAGRYLVRTTPAKQALREVSWMTSRLNCNGCHRLNERDGHIAQFFERKNMAPPTLDGVGARLQGQYMYQFLLEPKPVRPWLKIKMPLFNLTEVQVRNLVEGFAARTDTTNPYTYVAKENIAEDHFKRGVRRFKHYKCVQCHPTSVDQGLPEGVDPEDLSINLTLSKTRLRPEWIRDFLTRPKQIAGAQTRMPTVFYTVEGDPKVEKPKDDIADITTYLMGMVEPPEVTLKGEEDQEQAEKAKEQQTDWTKIEY